The following are from one region of the Cyclopterus lumpus isolate fCycLum1 chromosome 21, fCycLum1.pri, whole genome shotgun sequence genome:
- the LOC117750821 gene encoding protein lifeguard 3-like has product MTSKTDNPPPYEDALHHPKYGNYPHQPQRGSPHPPPPSYSPSPGMYPGVYPPAGMWAASGFSASGMPTTIPTLSAGVPPSNQGDMDDLLSTQWESTSVRHAFIRKVYLILTAQLAVTFSVVAVFTFVDPVRLFVIKYPGIYWASFVVYFMVYCILVCCKEPRRRFPWNLLLLGIFTLALSYMSGTISSYYETKAVFLAMGITALVCIAVTIFCFQTKVDFTSCGGLLCISSVVLMIIGIVTAVVLSFQYVPWLHMLYAAIGAIVYTLFLVYNTQLLIGNRESAISPEEYIYGALSLYIDIVHIFLFILQVSGAATE; this is encoded by the exons ATGACGTCTAAAACTGATAATCCTCCACCCTACGAGGATGCACTGCACCATCCTAAGTATGGAAACTACCCCCACCAGCCACAGCGTGGCTCCCCTCATCCACCACCTCCGTCTTACAGCCCCAGTCCGGGCATGTACCCAGGCGTCTACCCGCCAGCTGGGATGTGGGCAGCCTCTGGCTTCTCTGCATCTGGGATGCCGACCACAATACCGACTCTGTCTGCTGGAGTGCCTCCATCCAACCAAG GAGACATGGACGATCTTCTGAGCACCCAGTGGGAGAGCACATCTGTTCGGCATGCCTTCATTAGAAAG GTTTACTTAATTTTAACGGCACAGCTTGCCGTCACCTTTTCAGTTGTTGCTGTCTTTACATTTGT GGACCCAGTGAGGCTATTCGTCATCAAATACCCGGGCATCTACTGGGCATCTTT TGTGGTCTATTTTATGGTTTACTGCATTCTCGTCTGCTGCAAAGAGCCGAG GAGGCGTTTCCCATGGAACCTTTTACTGCTGGGAATATTT ACTCTCGCCTTGTCTTACATGTCTGGGACAATTTCGAG CTATTATGAAACAAAGGCAGTGTTTCTCGCCATGGGAATAACCGCATTAGTTTGCATAGCTGTTACGATCTTCTGCTTCCAAACCAAG GTGGACTTCACCTCCTGCGGGGGACTTCTCTGCATCTCCTCCGTTGTGCTCATGATCATTGGGATCGTTACAGCTGTCGTCCTCTCCTTCCAATAT GTCCCGTGGCTGCATATGCTCTACGCCGCAATCGGAGCCATCGTTTACACTCTG TTTTTAGTATACAACACCCAGCTTCTTATTGGAAATCGGGAGTCGGCCATCAGCCCAGAGGAGTACATCTACGGAGCGCTCTCTCTCTATATTGACATTGTtcacatcttcctcttcatccttcaGGTCAGTGGCGCTGCTACTGAGTAA
- the dars1 gene encoding aspartate--tRNA ligase, cytoplasmic: MTKEEAQGSTEEEQQAQSKKGLKKQQKEAEKAAKKAEKQAKLAAEQQSTEEDDFAKDRYGVLAMVQSQQKLDRVLVRVQDFTPEKADQLIWLRARVHTSRAKGKQCFLVLRQQQFNVQALVAVGDRASKQMVKFAANITKESIVDVEAFVRKVEQKIESCSQQDVELHIERIFVVSQAEARLPLQLEDAVRPDGEGEEEGRATVNQDTKLDNRVIDLRTTTSQAIFRLQSGVCMLFRDTLTKKGFVEIQTPKIISAASEGGANVFTVSYFKTSAYLAQSPQLYKQMCICADFDKVFCVGPVFRAEDSNTHRHLTEFVGLDIEMAFSYHYHEVIDSITDTMVQIFKGLRDNFQTEIQMVNKQFPSEPFKFLEPTLRLEYTEGLAMLHEAGVEMGDEEDLSTPNEKLLGRLVKEKYDTDFYVLDKYPLAVRPFYTMPDPNNPKYSNSYDMFMRGEEILSGAQRVHDAQLLTDRAIHHQIDLEKIKAYIDSFRYGAPPHGGGGIGLERVCMLYLGLHNIRQTSMFPRDPKRLTP, translated from the exons ATGACTAAAGAGGAAGCCCAGGG GTCgacggaggaggagcagcaggctcAGTCAAAGAAAGGCCTGAAGAAACAGCAGAAGGAAGCGGAGAAAGCTGCAAAGAAGGCTGAGAAACAGGCCAAGCTG GCTGCCGAACAGCAGAGCACAGAGGAAGAT GACTTCGCCAAGGATAGATATGGCGTGCTGGCTATGGTTCAGTCCCAACAAAAACTGG acagggtGTTGGTGCGAGTCCAAGACTTTACTCCTGAGAAAGCTGACCAGCTGATCTGGCTGCGTGCTCGAGTCCACACCAGCAGAGCCAAAG gGAAGCAATGCTTCTTGGTCCTGCGTCAACAGCAGTTCAATGTGCAGGCACTGGTCGCAGTGGGAGATCGTGCCAGCAAGCAGATGGTCAAGTTTGCCGCAAA CATCACCAAGGAAAGCATCGTAGACGTGGAGGCGTTTGTGAGGAAAGTGGAGCAGAAGATCGAGAGTTGTTCCCAGCAGGACGTGGAGCTGCACATCGAGAGG aTTTTTGTCGTCAGCCAGGCAGAGGCTCGTCTCCCCCTGCAGTTGGAGGATGCCGTGAGGCCTgatggagagggggaagag GAAGGCAGAGCCACAGTCAACCAGGACACCAAGCTGGACAACCGGGTGATTGATCTCAGG ACGACCACCAGCCAGGCCATCTTTCGCCTGCAGTCGGGAGTGTGCATGCTCTTCAGAGACACTCTCACCAAAAAGGGCTTTGTGGAGATCCAGACCCCTAAAATCATATCAG CTGCCAGTGAAGGTGGAGCAAATGTCTTCACCGTATCTTACTTCAAAACCAGTGCCTATCTGGCCCAGTCTCCCCAGCTGTACAAGCAGATGTGCATCTGTGCTGACTTTGACAAGGTCTTCTGCGTGGGTCCAG TTTTCAGGGCTGAGGACTCCAACACCCACCGTCACTTGACTGAGTTTGTGGGCCTGGATATTGAGATGGCCTTCAGCTACCATTACCACGAAGTGATTGACTCCATCACTGACACCATGGTGCAGATCTTCAAAGGCCTGAGAGACAA CTTCCAGACAGAGATCCAGATGGTGAACAAGCAGTTCCCCAGTGAACCTTTCAAATTCCTGGAGCCCACTCTGAGGCTGGAGTACACCGAGGGCTTGGCCATGCTGCACGAGGCCGGGGTGGAGATGGGTGACGAGGAGGACCTCAG TACGCCCAATGAAAAGCTGCTTGGACGTCTTGTCAAGGAAAAG TATGATACTGACTTCTATGTGCTGGACAAGTACCCACTGGCTGTTCGACCCTTCTACACAATGCCTGATCCCAACAACCCT AAATACTCCAACTCATATGACATGTTCATGAGGGGCGAGGAGATCCTGTCTGGAGCTCAGAGAGTCCACGATGCTCAGTTGCTGACTGACAGGGCCATCCATCACCAGATTG ATCTGGAGAAGATCAAGGCATACATCGACTCCTTCCGGTATGGAGCTCCCCCACATGGTGGTGGAGGCATTG GTCTGGAGAGGGTCTGCATGCTGTACCTGGGTCTCCACAACATCCGGCAAACCTCCATGTTCCCACGTGACCCGAAGCGCCTGACGCCTTGA
- the cxcr4b gene encoding C-X-C chemokine receptor type 4b, which produces MEFDISFDFSDNSTENISEESGDFDMDDEEPCDRVVRNHFNKIFLPTVYGIIFILGIIGNGLVVVVMGYQKKVKTMTDKYRLHLSVADLLFVLTLPFWAVDAAKTWYFGSFLCVSVHMIYTVNLYSSVLILAFISLDRYLAVVRATNSQATRKLLASRVIYVGVWLPAALLTVPDLVFARLQDRESSNFPFLNESIESADSRIVCQHIYPTEESRKWTVGFRFQHIIVGFILPGLVILICYCIIISKLSQGSKGQALKRKAVKTTIILMLCFFSCWLPYCVGIFLDNLMMLKVISSPCKLQHAVETWISITEPLAYFHCCLNPILYAFLGVKFKTSARSVLTASSRSSQKVTLMTKKRGPISSVSTESESSSVLSS; this is translated from the exons ATGGAG tttgACATATCTTTTGACTTCTCTGACAACAGTACTGAGAACATCTCAGAGGAGTCGGGAGACTTTGACATGGACGACGAGGAGCCATGCGACAGAGTGGTCAGAAACCACTTCAACAAGATCTTCCTCCCAACAGTTTACGGAATTATATTCATTCTGGGAATCATTGGCAATGGATTAGTTGTCGTGGTCATGGGTTATCAGAAGAAGGTCAAAACAATGACGGACAAGTACCGCCTCCATCTCTCCGTGGCGGACCTCCTGTTTGTCCTCACGCTGCCCTTCTGGGCTGTGGATGCAGCCAAAACCTGGTACTTTGGGagtttcctctgtgtgtccgTGCACATGATCTACACAGTGAACCTGTACAGCAGCGTGTTGATCCTGGCTTTCATCAGTTTAGACCGATACTTGGCAGTTGTGCGGGCCACCAACAGCCAAGCCACAAGGAAGCTGCTTGCGAGCAGAGTGATCTACGTGGGGGTGTGGCTGCCTGCAGCTCTGCTCACTGTACCTGACCTGGTGTTTGCCAGGCTGCAAGATAGGGAGTCTTCAAATTTCCCCTTTTTAAACGAAAGCATAGAGTCGGCAGACTCCAGGATAGTCTGCCAGCACATCTACCCGACAGAAGAAAGTCGCAAATGGACAGTTGGTTTCCGCTTCCAGCACATCATTGTGGGTTTCATACTGCCCGGTCTGGTCATCCTCATCTGCTACTGCATCATCATCTCCAAGCTGTCGCAAGGCTCCAAGGGCCAggctctgaagaggaaggcggTGAAGACCACGATCATCCTCAtgctttgttttttctcctgctGGCTGCCCTACTGTGTTGGCATCTTTTTGGACAACCTGATGATGCTGAAAGTGATCTCTTCCCcctgtaaactgcaacatgcgGTGGAGACGTGGATTTCTATCACAGAGCCACTGGCCTATTTTCACTGCTGCCTCAACCCCATCCTCTATGCTTTCCTGGGAGTTAAGTTCAAGACATCAGCCAGGAGTGTActgacagccagcagcagatcCAGTCAGAAAGTAACTCTCATGACCAAAAAGCGAGGGCCAATTTCATCTGTGTCAACTGAGTCCGAGTCCTCAAGTGTTTTGTCAAGTTAA